From Chthonomonadales bacterium, one genomic window encodes:
- a CDS encoding N-acetyl-gamma-glutamyl-phosphate reductase has product MQDVAIIGASGYGGGELLRWLAVHPQARVALATSRTHAGKPVSAAFPGLAGRMDLTLAAEAAPDQMARCAVVFLARDNGAAMDMAPGLLAAGCRVVDLSADFRFRDPAHYEAWYGAAHRSPQLTRGAAYGMPELHRDAIRVARVVGNPGCYTSASILALAPLVEAGLVELDSIVVDGKSGLSGAGRSKFGLDYHFAEANESVWAYKIAGTHRHTPEIEQELSALAGQSVTISFTPCVVPMTRGILASAYARLSEYRSADALRELYRAFYRDAPFVWVSDDLPATKHTLGSNMCHIGLGVDARTNRVTVLAALDNLGKGMAGQAVQNMNLMCGWDETAGLGAPPLWP; this is encoded by the coding sequence ATGCAAGACGTTGCCATCATCGGAGCCTCCGGTTACGGCGGGGGCGAGCTTCTACGCTGGCTGGCCGTGCACCCGCAGGCGCGCGTCGCGCTCGCCACCTCCCGCACCCACGCAGGAAAGCCGGTGAGCGCCGCCTTCCCCGGACTGGCCGGGCGTATGGACCTGACGCTCGCGGCCGAGGCCGCGCCGGACCAGATGGCGCGGTGCGCCGTCGTCTTCCTCGCCCGCGACAACGGCGCCGCCATGGACATGGCGCCCGGCCTGCTCGCGGCCGGATGCCGCGTGGTGGACCTGAGCGCCGACTTTCGCTTCCGCGACCCGGCCCACTACGAGGCCTGGTACGGCGCTGCCCACCGCAGCCCGCAGCTGACCCGCGGCGCGGCCTACGGCATGCCGGAACTGCACCGCGACGCCATCCGCGTGGCGCGCGTCGTGGGCAACCCGGGCTGCTACACGTCGGCGTCCATCCTGGCGCTCGCGCCACTCGTGGAGGCCGGCCTGGTGGAGCTCGACAGCATCGTGGTGGACGGCAAGTCCGGGCTCTCCGGCGCCGGGCGCAGCAAGTTCGGCCTGGACTACCACTTCGCCGAGGCCAACGAGAGCGTGTGGGCCTATAAGATCGCCGGCACCCACCGGCACACGCCGGAGATCGAGCAGGAGCTGAGCGCACTGGCCGGCCAGAGCGTCACCATCTCCTTCACGCCCTGCGTGGTGCCCATGACGCGCGGCATCCTGGCCAGCGCCTACGCCCGGCTGTCGGAGTACCGCTCCGCCGACGCCCTGCGCGAGCTCTACCGCGCGTTCTACCGCGACGCGCCATTCGTATGGGTGTCGGACGACCTGCCCGCCACCAAGCACACGCTCGGCTCCAACATGTGCCACATCGGGCTCGGAGTCGACGCGCGCACGAACCGCGTCACGGTGCTTGCGGCGCTCGACAATCTGGGCAAGGGGATGGCCGGACAGGCGGTGCAGAACATGAACCTGATGTGCGGCTGGGACGAGACCGCGGGCCTGGGCGCGCCGCCGCTCTGGCCCTGA